A single region of the Devosia sp. FJ2-5-3 genome encodes:
- a CDS encoding HD family hydrolase: MSRTASRAWQRMLSGRRLDILDPSPVDVELSDIAHGLARVARWNGQTIGDYPFSVAQHSVLVLEVFRAANPDAGVHAQLQTLLHDAPEYVMGDIISPFKAAMGGNYKDVENRLLSAIYLRFSLPATQPAALTKLIKKADREAAYFEATNLAGFEAAEARRLFGEPSFPAFEVDEFDRLIRPWPTREAHDRFIAAFEELAALIPHA, from the coding sequence ATGTCCCGAACCGCCTCCCGCGCCTGGCAGCGTATGCTGTCCGGCCGCCGCCTCGATATTCTCGATCCCTCGCCGGTCGATGTGGAGCTCTCCGACATCGCCCATGGGCTGGCGCGCGTCGCCCGCTGGAACGGGCAGACCATCGGCGATTATCCCTTTTCGGTGGCCCAGCATTCCGTGCTGGTGTTGGAAGTGTTTCGCGCCGCAAACCCGGACGCGGGCGTCCACGCCCAGCTCCAGACGCTGCTTCATGATGCACCTGAATATGTCATGGGCGACATCATCTCGCCCTTCAAGGCGGCGATGGGCGGCAATTACAAGGATGTCGAAAACCGGCTTCTGTCGGCCATCTACCTGCGCTTCTCGCTGCCGGCGACGCAGCCGGCGGCCCTGACCAAGCTGATCAAGAAGGCCGATCGCGAGGCAGCCTATTTCGAGGCCACGAATCTGGCGGGCTTCGAAGCGGCCGAGGCGCGACGCCTGTTCGGCGAACCGAGCTTTCCGGCATTCGAGGTCGATGAATTCGATCGCCTCATTCGGCCCTGGCCGACACGCGAAGCGCATGACCGCTTCATTGCGGCCTTCGAAGAGCTGGCAGCGCTCATCCCTCACGCCTGA
- a CDS encoding histidine phosphatase family protein yields MTALEWPDFYFARHGETDWNREQRYQGARDIPLNRVGQLQADANGPLLRQLLERDGVDPASLKWFASPLSRASETMDRMRAAFDVELPPVIHDPRLIEISFGNLEGRLHSEIAREQAIAPGQRDETYWQFRPEGGENYDDVAVRLVDFARELTRHAVVVAHGGVFRVLRHLVEGAPRAQVLNWAPPQGAVAQFSRGGMALYSAENTWDVELD; encoded by the coding sequence ATGACTGCTCTCGAATGGCCGGACTTTTATTTCGCCCGGCATGGTGAGACCGACTGGAATCGCGAACAGCGTTATCAGGGCGCCCGGGACATTCCGCTCAATCGCGTTGGCCAATTGCAGGCCGACGCGAACGGGCCTTTGCTCCGGCAATTGCTGGAGCGCGATGGCGTCGATCCCGCATCGCTGAAATGGTTCGCCTCCCCGCTGAGCCGCGCCAGCGAAACCATGGATCGCATGCGTGCCGCCTTCGATGTCGAGCTGCCCCCGGTCATTCACGATCCGCGCCTCATCGAGATTTCCTTCGGCAATCTGGAAGGTCGCCTCCACTCCGAAATTGCGCGGGAGCAGGCTATTGCCCCGGGCCAGCGCGACGAGACCTATTGGCAGTTCCGTCCCGAGGGCGGCGAGAATTATGACGACGTCGCCGTGCGGCTCGTCGATTTCGCCCGCGAATTGACCCGCCATGCCGTGGTCGTTGCCCATGGCGGGGTTTTCCGCGTGCTTCGCCATTTGGTCGAGGGGGCGCCGCGCGCCCAGGTCCTCAATTGGGCGCCGCCCCAGGGGGCTGTGGCCCAGTTCTCTCGAGGGGGCATGGCCCTTTATTCGGCCGAAAACACCTGGGACGTGGAACTGGACTGA
- a CDS encoding cell wall hydrolase, with translation MGFVASLTYLTCASGAFGPAGDLPSMDASAPQIELAKASLSYSGADPVITGSVDHLFATASFMGPNRGEKSDRYRPAVDVLAVSRSFEEVRVRLAALRASPSDPTDLAQTRLADLDMPKAAETDSGPRMSVAAVDPSSINPAGINPATAAALDAIAGIAPQTASLGGSSTPLPAIASEQLAYARANAPVTGSYATGDAVAVSERELWCLATAIYFEARGESYRGQVAVAQVVMNRTKDHRYPDTICGVVFQNQHRKNSCQFSFACDGIPEVITERESWAQAEDIASQFTKGQLYLTEVGDSTHYHATYVRPAWAPRMEKVTQIGLHVFYKFKRGWLFG, from the coding sequence TTGGGATTTGTTGCATCCCTCACCTATCTCACCTGCGCCAGCGGCGCATTCGGCCCGGCAGGAGACCTGCCGAGCATGGATGCGAGCGCGCCCCAAATAGAGCTGGCCAAAGCGAGCCTGAGCTATTCGGGAGCCGATCCGGTGATTACCGGGTCTGTCGATCATCTGTTTGCAACAGCAAGTTTCATGGGGCCCAATCGCGGCGAGAAGAGCGACCGGTATCGGCCGGCCGTGGATGTGCTCGCCGTGTCCCGCAGCTTTGAGGAAGTGCGGGTGCGCCTGGCGGCGTTGCGGGCTTCGCCATCCGATCCGACCGATCTGGCACAGACCAGGCTTGCCGATCTGGACATGCCCAAGGCGGCCGAAACCGATTCTGGCCCGCGCATGTCGGTCGCCGCGGTCGATCCCTCCTCCATCAATCCGGCGGGAATCAACCCCGCCACGGCCGCCGCGCTCGACGCCATTGCCGGCATTGCCCCGCAGACGGCCTCGCTGGGCGGCAGTTCGACGCCCCTGCCCGCCATCGCCTCGGAACAGCTTGCCTATGCCCGCGCCAATGCGCCGGTGACGGGAAGCTACGCCACCGGCGATGCCGTTGCCGTTTCAGAGCGCGAACTCTGGTGCCTGGCGACCGCCATCTATTTCGAAGCACGGGGCGAAAGCTATCGCGGCCAGGTTGCCGTGGCGCAGGTGGTGATGAACCGCACCAAGGACCACCGCTATCCCGACACGATCTGCGGCGTGGTGTTCCAGAACCAGCATCGCAAGAATTCGTGCCAGTTCTCCTTTGCCTGCGACGGCATTCCCGAGGTTATTACCGAGCGCGAATCCTGGGCACAGGCGGAAGATATCGCCAGCCAGTTCACCAAGGGCCAGCTCTACCTGACCGAAGTCGGCGATTCGACCCACTACCATGCCACTTATGTTCGCCCGGCCTGGGCACCGCGCATGGAAAAGGTGACCCAGATCGGGCTGCACGTGTTCTACAAATTCAAGCGCGGCTGGCTGTTCGGGTAA
- a CDS encoding FAD-binding oxidoreductase, whose translation MSLDANAITSALSDILGADNVIGQPERMGGYLNEPRKRFHKGASAVVLPPDVAAVQAVARWANENRVALIPQGGNTGLVGAQVPRFGNEVIVSLARLDKVRAIDTAGGVMTAEAGVILENAHKAAEAAGAMFPLWLASQGSARIGGVLSSNAGGVNVLAYGNARELTLGVEAVLADGRLYNGLNSLKKDNTGYDLKDVLVGAEGTLGIITAATLKLYPLPEDYETALVNIASPRQALRLFELLRQRAGGRLNAFEIIPQIGLDIQLRHGMLDKNPTASPSPWYALLEIARPAGAEPGTLQSALEAAFEQGLITDAVIAEALSDRTRMWNFREQMSECQSKEGASIKHDVSVPVNAIPQLIEEGSAAVEKLAPGIRPVPFGHMGDGNIHFNFSQPAGADGKAFMAQYDEAAHEVIYGIVLKLGGSVSAEHGIGQLKSDLLKRVKDPVALEMMRAIKTALDPNGILNPGKMLG comes from the coding sequence ATGTCCCTTGATGCCAACGCGATCACGAGCGCTCTTTCCGACATTTTGGGGGCGGACAACGTCATTGGGCAGCCAGAGCGGATGGGCGGCTATCTCAACGAGCCGCGCAAGCGCTTCCACAAGGGAGCGAGCGCCGTGGTGCTGCCGCCTGATGTTGCGGCGGTGCAGGCAGTAGCGCGTTGGGCCAATGAGAACCGGGTGGCGCTGATCCCGCAGGGGGGCAATACGGGGCTCGTGGGGGCGCAGGTGCCGCGCTTCGGCAATGAAGTCATTGTCAGCCTTGCCCGGCTCGACAAGGTGCGGGCGATCGATACGGCCGGCGGGGTGATGACGGCGGAGGCCGGGGTCATCCTCGAAAATGCGCACAAGGCGGCCGAGGCGGCGGGCGCGATGTTTCCGCTGTGGCTGGCCTCGCAGGGCTCGGCGCGGATCGGGGGCGTGCTGTCGTCCAATGCCGGGGGCGTCAATGTGCTGGCCTATGGCAATGCGCGGGAATTGACGCTGGGGGTGGAGGCCGTCCTGGCCGATGGGCGGCTCTACAATGGGCTCAATTCGCTCAAGAAGGACAATACCGGATACGACTTGAAGGACGTATTGGTGGGGGCCGAGGGGACGCTGGGGATCATCACCGCTGCGACGCTGAAGCTCTATCCGCTGCCGGAGGATTATGAGACGGCGCTGGTCAATATCGCCTCGCCGAGGCAGGCGCTGAGGCTTTTTGAATTGCTGCGTCAGCGCGCCGGGGGGCGGCTCAATGCGTTCGAGATCATTCCGCAGATCGGGCTCGATATCCAGTTGCGGCATGGGATGCTCGACAAGAATCCGACCGCCAGCCCCTCCCCCTGGTATGCGCTGCTCGAGATTGCGCGGCCGGCAGGGGCCGAGCCCGGCACGCTGCAATCGGCGCTGGAGGCGGCGTTCGAGCAGGGGCTCATTACCGACGCGGTGATTGCCGAGGCGCTGAGCGACCGGACGCGGATGTGGAATTTTCGCGAGCAGATGAGCGAATGCCAGAGCAAGGAAGGCGCCTCGATCAAGCACGATGTGTCCGTGCCGGTGAACGCCATTCCGCAGCTGATCGAAGAGGGTTCGGCGGCGGTGGAAAAGCTCGCGCCGGGCATAAGGCCGGTGCCGTTCGGACATATGGGCGACGGCAATATCCACTTCAATTTCAGCCAGCCCGCGGGCGCGGACGGCAAGGCCTTCATGGCCCAATATGACGAGGCGGCGCATGAGGTGATCTATGGGATCGTGCTCAAGCTGGGCGGCTCGGTGTCGGCCGAGCATGGCATCGGCCAGCTCAAGAGCGATCTTTTGAAGCGGGTGAAGGACCCGGTGGCGCTGGAGATGATGCGGGCGATCAAGACTGCGCTCGACCCCAATGGCATTCTCAACCCCGGCAAGATGCTGGGGTGA
- a CDS encoding TIGR02301 family protein gives MIRLFRTSLVLLALSAAPALAIDPPYQRQMERLAEVMGSLYYLQPLCKAGTEDWRVQMSELITLDEPDEDRRQRLAGAFNSGYTAFSRFHKQCTPASREALGRLLLEAQRLARDIHTRFAE, from the coding sequence TTGATCAGACTTTTCCGCACCAGCCTTGTTCTTCTGGCGCTCAGCGCAGCGCCGGCACTGGCGATCGATCCGCCCTATCAGCGGCAGATGGAGCGGCTGGCCGAGGTGATGGGCAGCCTTTATTACCTGCAGCCGCTGTGCAAAGCGGGAACCGAGGACTGGCGGGTGCAGATGTCCGAACTGATCACGCTCGACGAGCCCGACGAGGACCGACGGCAGCGCCTCGCCGGAGCGTTCAACAGCGGCTACACCGCCTTTTCGCGCTTTCACAAGCAGTGCACCCCCGCCTCGCGCGAAGCGCTTGGCCGGCTCCTTCTGGAAGCGCAACGCCTGGCGCGCGATATCCATACTCGGTTCGCCGAATAG
- a CDS encoding cold-shock protein: MASITGTVKFFNTTKGFGFITPDNGGKDHFVHISAVQNSGVDGLYENDKLSYEVETGRDGRESAINLVLQK, encoded by the coding sequence ATGGCATCCATCACCGGTACCGTCAAATTCTTCAACACCACCAAGGGTTTTGGTTTCATCACCCCTGACAATGGCGGCAAGGACCACTTCGTCCATATCTCCGCTGTGCAGAACTCGGGTGTTGACGGTCTCTATGAGAACGACAAGCTCTCCTACGAAGTTGAGACCGGCCGCGACGGTCGCGAGTCCGCAATCAACCTCGTCCTGCAGAAGTAA
- a CDS encoding biotin transporter BioY, which produces MAVILTTPNTLLGAFQPKGETAKLAINMVTVVLGTLLIALAAKINVPVWPVPVTLQSFAIAGLAAAFGARIGVATVALYLLEGAMGLPVFATGGGLVYLVGPTGGFLLGFLVMAWMIGSATDRGASARPLTLFGAMLAAEAVLLALGFAWLVLMAGHAQWIDQTNVVASAFAGAIQPFLVWDVLKMALAALTVTGLWAVLPARR; this is translated from the coding sequence ATGGCCGTGATTTTGACCACGCCCAATACGCTTTTGGGTGCATTCCAGCCCAAGGGTGAAACCGCCAAGCTGGCCATCAATATGGTGACCGTGGTTTTGGGTACACTCCTCATTGCACTGGCGGCAAAGATCAACGTACCGGTCTGGCCTGTGCCGGTGACGTTGCAGAGCTTCGCCATTGCCGGCCTTGCCGCGGCTTTCGGCGCGCGCATCGGCGTTGCCACCGTCGCGCTCTATCTTCTCGAAGGCGCCATGGGCCTGCCCGTTTTCGCCACCGGCGGGGGCCTCGTCTATCTCGTCGGCCCGACCGGCGGCTTCCTGCTCGGCTTCCTCGTCATGGCTTGGATGATCGGCTCGGCCACCGACCGCGGCGCCTCGGCTCGCCCGCTGACCCTGTTCGGCGCTATGCTGGCCGCCGAAGCCGTGCTCCTGGCGCTGGGCTTTGCCTGGCTCGTCCTGATGGCCGGCCACGCGCAGTGGATCGACCAGACCAATGTCGTGGCCTCTGCCTTCGCCGGCGCGATCCAGCCTTTCCTCGTCTGGGACGTTCTGAAGATGGCCCTGGCGGCTCTGACCGTCACCGGTCTCTGGGCTGTGCTGCCCGCCCGACGCTGA
- a CDS encoding MBL fold metallo-hydrolase, producing the protein MVSQSASPAYNREFDAQVGTQIMVAEGVGRITAPNASPYTFTGTNSFLVGHQRLALIDPGPENKAHEVALLTAIGERPVDAIILTHTHRDHSAAAASLAKRLGAPLWFGGRHRLSRPLRRFERNLIRRSSDWDLVPDRTLVDGETVMAGDIELIVHATPGHCANHLAFGIAGTDMLLTGDHVMGWNSTLVSTPDGSMTDYFASLDKLIALPYRRYFPAHGGPIEDGPAYATALRAHRRMRNRQIIEAVKAGARTPLAVVGRIYPQQPPKVRLAALMTINAHIEFLEEREEILVRRGILGTRLGVL; encoded by the coding sequence ATGGTAAGCCAATCGGCCAGTCCGGCCTATAACAGAGAATTCGACGCCCAGGTGGGGACGCAAATAATGGTGGCGGAAGGTGTGGGGCGAATAACCGCTCCGAATGCCTCGCCCTATACTTTCACCGGGACAAATTCATTTCTTGTGGGCCATCAGCGACTTGCGCTTATCGATCCCGGCCCGGAAAATAAAGCACATGAGGTCGCGCTGCTGACGGCGATCGGGGAACGGCCGGTCGACGCCATCATCCTCACCCACACACATCGCGACCACAGTGCTGCAGCAGCCAGCCTTGCCAAGAGGCTTGGAGCGCCGCTGTGGTTCGGTGGCCGGCATCGTCTGTCGCGGCCCCTGCGGCGGTTCGAGCGCAATCTGATCCGGCGTTCTTCAGACTGGGATCTCGTGCCGGACCGGACACTGGTCGATGGGGAAACCGTCATGGCTGGGGATATCGAGCTCATCGTCCACGCGACCCCGGGCCACTGCGCCAATCATCTCGCCTTCGGCATCGCCGGCACCGACATGCTCCTGACGGGCGATCATGTGATGGGGTGGAACTCCACCCTCGTCTCGACCCCGGACGGATCGATGACAGACTATTTCGCCTCGCTCGACAAGCTCATCGCCCTGCCCTATCGGCGCTATTTTCCCGCCCATGGCGGACCGATTGAAGATGGCCCCGCCTATGCGACGGCGCTGCGGGCACACCGCAGGATGCGGAACCGGCAGATCATCGAGGCGGTGAAGGCGGGCGCGCGGACGCCGCTGGCCGTGGTCGGGCGCATCTATCCGCAACAGCCGCCAAAAGTGCGGCTGGCAGCGCTGATGACAATCAATGCGCATATCGAGTTCCTGGAGGAACGGGAGGAAATTCTGGTGCGGCGGGGAATTTTGGGGACGCGGTTGGGGGTGCTGTGA
- a CDS encoding folate-binding protein, whose product MAIILRADRAIFRFSGPDAHRLLNDVLTGHIPTEPGPAAAWALLSPQGKILAEGLAGFFDDALWLDVHHSVADDFFKRMKMYRLRAKADIEDLRETHRVGFSATEIPGAQPDRLGPVQLGWRIIAPVEATTDWIADDSTYHEARIAAGILHQGNDFPANDAFAHDLGLDIVDGIDFAKGCYVGQEVVSRMRHRGTARRRPVVVSDLTAPTGTPILAGTREAGTIGQVVGGKALAILRLDRITDFSAVTADGKPVTLTLPSWANYQFGDVAAEE is encoded by the coding sequence ATGGCCATCATCCTGCGTGCCGATCGCGCGATCTTCCGTTTCTCCGGTCCCGATGCCCATCGCCTGCTCAATGACGTGCTGACCGGCCACATCCCCACCGAACCCGGTCCCGCAGCCGCCTGGGCTTTGCTCTCGCCCCAGGGAAAAATCCTCGCCGAGGGCCTCGCCGGCTTCTTTGACGACGCGCTCTGGCTCGACGTGCACCACTCCGTCGCCGACGACTTCTTCAAGCGCATGAAGATGTACCGCCTGCGCGCCAAGGCCGACATTGAGGATCTCCGCGAGACCCACCGCGTCGGCTTCTCGGCGACTGAAATCCCCGGCGCCCAGCCCGATCGCCTCGGTCCGGTGCAACTCGGCTGGCGCATCATCGCGCCCGTCGAGGCCACCACCGACTGGATCGCCGACGACAGCACCTATCACGAGGCCCGCATCGCCGCCGGTATCCTCCATCAGGGCAATGATTTCCCCGCCAACGACGCCTTCGCCCATGATCTCGGCCTCGACATCGTGGACGGCATCGACTTCGCCAAGGGCTGCTATGTCGGCCAGGAAGTCGTCTCGCGCATGAGGCACCGCGGCACCGCCCGCCGCCGCCCGGTTGTCGTCTCCGACCTTACCGCGCCCACCGGCACCCCCATCCTCGCCGGCACCCGCGAAGCGGGCACGATCGGTCAGGTGGTGGGCGGCAAAGCTCTCGCCATTCTCCGCCTCGACCGCATCACCGATTTTTCCGCCGTCACCGCCGACGGCAAACCCGTTACTCTCACGCTGCCCAGCTGGGCCAATTACCAATTCGGCGACGTCGCCGCGGAGGAGTAG
- a CDS encoding hemerythrin domain-containing protein produces the protein MLLNIAFLDDETRPPILKIEGLTEAQREPGRHLKQIHDHLRHNMKTLGALIERANAGSATQADIAAETGNLEIVANYRRFGNLCGQYCQVVNTHHSIEDYHLFPALAEKGEGFRKIAERLQAEHVVVHELLVRLIDALSALASAPGPDNFARARTVYEALERVLLSHLGYEEDAIGDALGYFDIM, from the coding sequence ATGTTGCTCAATATCGCATTTCTGGACGATGAAACCCGCCCGCCCATCCTCAAGATCGAGGGTTTGACCGAGGCGCAGCGCGAACCCGGTCGGCATCTCAAGCAGATTCACGACCATTTGCGCCACAATATGAAAACGCTTGGCGCGCTGATCGAGCGGGCCAATGCCGGTTCCGCCACGCAGGCCGATATCGCCGCCGAAACCGGCAATCTGGAAATCGTCGCCAATTACCGGCGGTTCGGTAATTTGTGCGGCCAGTATTGCCAGGTGGTCAACACCCACCATTCCATCGAGGACTACCACCTCTTTCCGGCACTCGCCGAAAAGGGTGAGGGTTTCCGCAAGATCGCCGAGCGCCTGCAGGCAGAACATGTGGTGGTGCACGAATTGCTGGTGCGGCTGATCGATGCGCTCAGCGCATTGGCAAGCGCGCCTGGCCCGGACAATTTCGCCAGAGCTCGCACCGTCTACGAGGCGCTCGAACGCGTCCTCCTGTCCCATCTCGGCTATGAGGAAGACGCCATCGGCGACGCGCTGGGCTATTTCGACATTATGTAG
- the fabI gene encoding enoyl-ACP reductase FabI yields the protein MATGLMAGKRGLIMGLANNRSIAWGIAKQLHAQGAEMAFSYQGEALKRRVEPLAAEVGSDFLVECDVSDEAAMDETFRQIKEKWGNLDFVVHAIGFSNKDELEGRYLDTSRDNFALTMDISVYSFTAVAKRAEPLMNPGGSLLTLTYYGAVKYVPNYNVMGVAKAALEASVRYLAVDLGKKGIRVNAISAGAIKTLAASGISGLRDMLHWQEANSALRKNVSTDDVGGAATYLLSDLANGVTGEIHYVDAGFNVVGMKLLDSDTPETSE from the coding sequence ATGGCCACTGGATTGATGGCAGGCAAGCGCGGGCTGATCATGGGCCTCGCCAACAACCGCTCGATTGCCTGGGGCATTGCCAAGCAATTGCACGCCCAGGGCGCGGAAATGGCGTTCTCCTATCAGGGCGAGGCGCTCAAGCGCCGCGTCGAGCCGCTGGCTGCCGAAGTCGGCTCCGATTTCCTCGTCGAGTGCGACGTCTCCGACGAAGCCGCGATGGACGAGACCTTCCGCCAGATCAAGGAAAAGTGGGGCAATCTCGACTTCGTCGTGCACGCCATCGGCTTCTCCAACAAGGACGAGCTCGAAGGCCGCTATCTCGACACCAGCCGCGACAACTTCGCGCTGACCATGGATATCTCGGTCTATTCCTTCACCGCCGTCGCCAAGCGCGCCGAGCCGCTGATGAACCCGGGCGGTTCGCTGCTGACGCTGACCTATTACGGCGCCGTCAAATATGTGCCGAACTACAACGTCATGGGCGTTGCCAAGGCGGCTCTCGAAGCTTCCGTGCGCTATCTCGCCGTTGATCTCGGCAAGAAGGGCATCCGCGTCAATGCCATCTCGGCCGGCGCCATCAAGACCCTCGCCGCTTCGGGCATTTCGGGCCTGCGCGACATGCTGCACTGGCAGGAAGCCAATTCGGCCCTGCGCAAGAACGTCTCGACCGACGATGTCGGCGGCGCGGCCACCTATCTCCTCTCCGATCTCGCCAATGGCGTGACCGGCGAAATCCATTATGTCGATGCCGGTTTCAACGTCGTGGGCATGAAGCTGCTCGACAGCGACACGCCTGAAACCAGCGAATAA
- the aroC gene encoding chorismate synthase produces the protein MSFNSFGHLFRFTTWGESHGPALGVVVDGCPPGVVLTPEMIQRDLDRRKPGQSKYTTQRREPDEVKILSGVFEDERTDGPRTTGTPISLMIENTDQRSKDYSEIRDKYRPGHADYTYDQKYGIRDYRGGGRTSARETAARVAAGAVARQILQGVTVRASLVQMGPHKIDYANFDWAEVDENPFFCADPKAAELWAGYLDGLRKDGNSVGAVIEVVAEGVPAGWGAPIYGKLSADLASAMMSINAVKAVEIGAGFEAASLTGVENADQMRAGEAKPYFLSNHAGGILGGISNGDPIVCRFAVKPTSSILTPRQTVTTQNEDADIITKGRHDPCVGIRAVPVGEAMMALVLADHMLRHRGQTGREGAVGFDRN, from the coding sequence ATGTCGTTCAATAGTTTCGGGCATCTTTTCCGTTTCACCACCTGGGGCGAAAGCCATGGGCCCGCCCTTGGTGTCGTCGTCGATGGGTGCCCTCCCGGCGTCGTCCTCACGCCCGAGATGATCCAGCGCGATCTTGATCGCCGCAAGCCGGGCCAGTCGAAATACACCACCCAGCGCCGCGAGCCCGATGAGGTGAAAATCCTCTCCGGCGTGTTCGAGGACGAGCGCACCGATGGCCCGCGCACCACCGGCACCCCGATCTCGTTGATGATCGAAAACACCGATCAGCGCTCCAAGGACTATTCCGAGATCCGCGACAAATACCGTCCGGGTCACGCCGACTACACCTACGACCAGAAATACGGCATTCGCGACTATCGCGGTGGCGGCCGCACCTCGGCCCGCGAAACCGCAGCCCGTGTCGCCGCCGGTGCTGTCGCCCGCCAGATTCTGCAGGGTGTCACCGTCCGCGCGAGCCTCGTGCAGATGGGCCCGCACAAGATCGACTATGCCAATTTCGATTGGGCAGAAGTCGACGAAAACCCGTTCTTCTGCGCCGACCCCAAGGCCGCCGAACTCTGGGCGGGCTATCTCGATGGCCTCCGCAAGGATGGCAATTCGGTCGGTGCCGTCATTGAAGTCGTCGCCGAAGGCGTTCCGGCCGGCTGGGGCGCGCCCATTTATGGCAAGCTCAGCGCCGATCTTGCCTCAGCCATGATGAGCATCAATGCCGTCAAGGCGGTGGAAATCGGTGCCGGCTTCGAGGCCGCCAGCCTCACCGGCGTCGAAAACGCCGACCAGATGCGGGCAGGGGAGGCAAAACCCTATTTCCTCTCCAACCACGCCGGCGGCATTCTGGGCGGCATCTCCAATGGCGACCCCATTGTCTGTCGCTTTGCCGTCAAGCCGACCTCGTCCATCCTGACGCCGCGCCAGACCGTTACCACCCAGAACGAAGACGCCGACATCATCACCAAGGGCCGCCACGACCCCTGCGTCGGCATCCGCGCCGTCCCCGTCGGCGAAGCCATGATGGCCCTCGTCCTCGCCGACCACATGCTCCGCCACCGCGGCCAAACCGGCCGCGAAGGCGCAGTGGGGTTTGATCGGAACTAA
- a CDS encoding SOS response-associated peptidase translates to MCGRYAATLPPEMMAELFKLLNSIEMVPRYNIAPTQPIAAIWEEGGRREGHFARWGLVPRWVKDPREFPLLINARAESMADKPAFRDALKHGRCIVPASGYYEWHTGPDKKKRPYYITRADGQPMALAGLYATWSGPEGEEVDSVATITVAANRQLSEIHDRMPAILLDDAEIDAWLNVREIRASEAAQMALPLEDGVLKFHPVSTRVNSARDDDPGLIQPVTHELPEPPPARPKKAAGGSGGQMDLF, encoded by the coding sequence ATGTGTGGACGCTATGCGGCAACCCTGCCGCCCGAAATGATGGCCGAACTGTTCAAGCTCCTGAACAGTATCGAGATGGTGCCGCGCTACAATATCGCGCCGACCCAGCCCATTGCCGCCATCTGGGAGGAGGGCGGCCGTCGCGAGGGCCATTTCGCCCGCTGGGGGCTGGTGCCGCGCTGGGTCAAGGATCCGCGCGAATTCCCGCTGCTGATCAATGCCCGCGCCGAGTCCATGGCCGACAAGCCCGCTTTCCGCGATGCGCTCAAGCATGGCCGCTGCATCGTCCCGGCGAGCGGCTATTACGAATGGCATACCGGCCCCGACAAGAAGAAGCGCCCCTATTACATCACCCGCGCCGATGGCCAGCCCATGGCGTTGGCCGGGCTCTATGCCACCTGGAGCGGGCCGGAGGGCGAGGAGGTCGACAGCGTCGCCACCATCACCGTAGCCGCCAACCGGCAATTGTCCGAGATCCACGACCGCATGCCCGCCATCCTTCTCGACGATGCCGAGATCGACGCCTGGCTCAATGTCCGCGAAATCCGTGCCTCCGAAGCCGCCCAGATGGCCCTGCCGCTCGAAGATGGGGTGCTCAAATTCCATCCCGTCTCCACCCGGGTCAATTCCGCTAGGGATGATGACCCCGGCCTTATCCAACCCGTCACCCACGAACTCCCCGAGCCACCCCCCGCGCGCCCCAAAAAGGCCGCCGGCGGCAGTGGCGGGCAGATGGATCTCTTTTAG
- a CDS encoding NUDIX domain-containing protein: MIDQPNAASVALIRERKVLLIKRAFAPYQHLWTLPGGRLEDGETIEQCAVRELIEELGVTIRNPRHVVTQSLGRDESYQLAVFVTTDFSGKITPSDEVADHKWVDPAALIAMRTTSRLDLVIEQAFAVLAER, from the coding sequence ATGATTGACCAACCCAATGCCGCGAGTGTGGCGCTCATTCGTGAGCGCAAAGTTCTGCTGATCAAGCGGGCCTTTGCGCCGTATCAGCATTTGTGGACGCTGCCGGGTGGCCGGCTCGAGGATGGCGAGACCATCGAGCAATGTGCTGTGCGCGAGCTGATCGAGGAACTGGGCGTCACCATCCGCAATCCGCGCCATGTGGTGACCCAGTCGCTGGGCCGGGACGAGAGCTATCAATTGGCCGTGTTCGTGACCACCGATTTTTCCGGCAAGATCACGCCGTCCGACGAGGTCGCCGACCATAAATGGGTGGACCCGGCGGCACTGATCGCGATGCGGACGACGTCGCGGCTCGACCTCGTGATCGAGCAGGCTTTCGCAGTTTTGGCGGAGCGGTGA